A genomic segment from Drosophila miranda strain MSH22 chromosome 3, D.miranda_PacBio2.1, whole genome shotgun sequence encodes:
- the LOC108158827 gene encoding protein enabled homolog isoform X7, with the protein MMEWLPRGLPSIHAPIPICAPPKAGQKRPATSPAPHIPVPHHLQTPPGSGVAGSPVPPTQGSGLLNHGLPSNHIGTPSPQQQHQHQTHQQQQQQHHQQQQQHQAQQQAVAAAVQQQLAGVGMPPGAISAAAAANSRGSFAAALRTLAKQADIKEEDVGGDRNVPTSVAQGPPATSVGQGSMNSVAGRGGAERGMANSGGGDDRMGGSKKRSPPSPQPPEKIARLSHTPQSAAMQPEMLARSGFQPYRSDERLMHPAGAFPLEAYSHFPGLPGLPPAAFLNPAGLQYSDPLYLEHRYQLFRAAGAHHTHPHAAALYPQMASPYSHLYSMMPGAALGISPAMHDRIKLEEEHRARLAREEEREREMHREKEREMREKEREMREQREKEQREKEQREREREQREKEQREREQKEKEARERKMRDEERERDRQQLLNASHHYSSQLYSPLNRTLLGNMIPHLNLSLRGPPGSLHGLTGMSHYHAAAANAQRQSPHAAMGLNLGMAGLPGVAALGGHGPNLQHHLQQAAMGLGHPGAPGLPHPGFSAAALGLSAHPHSLNLSHPHMSPHHPASMAAHQLPPHTSSAGGGVHSNSIPVTAGSSSSASSPHSSLNLTAAVKLSSEQQAATSTPSSISISSSGGALTTSTASSHMATMSHYYHHGHLAAMHAAAAAASGLTPTAAHQQQPLSHPSSPKITPPIAGSASSNGGRAGGSPHAMRHHLAAVAAAAQQSAMIVEKAAAVPISHEPATLDLTGSNSNSSNNQTSSNASSSQATTTNHELNGVDSNGASQGETKEQGPAIKEEQTLKSSPPPAAIEKKPATPNAAPEKPDSSPENSSRRSASPTSETNTSLPAVVSGVTAAVAAAAAAGKSSEETPKILESAPTPPATGGVKPDAGECLEEKQRTRLSVSPAPTPVPVSVVASSPDTVSASGGVTSTTSGSTTPPVVSSSTNITGKPVATSDEVSTSASSKSGPTDTEPVASASASASASR; encoded by the exons ATGATGGAATGGCTACCAAGAGGATTACCCAGCATTCATGCCCCGATCCCGATTTGTG CGCCACCGAAGGCTGGACAGAAGCGACCGGCAACCAGCCCGGCACCGCACATCCCCGTGCCGCATCACCTGCAGACGCCGCCGGGCTCCGGTGTGGCCGGAAGCCCGGTGCCCCCCACGCAGGGTAGTGGCCTGCTGAACCACGGCCTGCCCAGCAACCACATCGGCACCCCCtcgccacagcagcagcaccagcatcagacgcaccagcagcagcagcagcaacatcaccagcaacagcagcaacaccagGCGCAACAGCAGGCGGTGGCCGCTGCAGTGCAGCAGCAGTTGGCTGGCGTGGGGATGCCCCCGGGGGCCATAAGCGCGGCCGCTGCGGCCAACAGTCGCGGGTCTTTTGCGGCAGCCTTGCGGACTCTGGCCAAGCAGGCGGACATCAAGGAGGAGGACGTGGGCGGGGACCGAAATGTGCCCACATCTGTGGCCCAAGGACCGCCGGCCACGTCGGTGGGCCAGGGGTCGATGAATTCAGTGGCGGGTCGCGGCGGAGCCGAGCGTGGCATGGCCAACAGTGGAGGCGGGGACGATCGAATGGGGGGCAGCAAGAAGCGCTCTCCACCGTCGCCCCAGCCGCCGGAGAAGATCGCCCGGCTGAGCCACACGCCCCAGAGCGCGGCCATGCAGCCGGAGATGCTGGCCCGGAGCGGCTTCCAGCCGTACAGATCGGACGAGCGGCTGATGCATCCGGCGGGAGCCTTCCCCCTGGAGGCCTACTCACACTTTCCGGGCCTGCCGGGGCTTCCACCAGCAG CATTCTTGAACCCCGCGGGACTGCAGTACTCGGATCCTTTGTACTTGGAGCATCGTTACCAGCTGTTCCGCGCCGCCGGTGCCCATCACACCCATCCCCATGCGGCCGCCCTGTACCCGCAGATGGCGTCGCCCTACTCGCACCTGTACTCGATGATGCCCGGAGCCGCTCTGGGCATCTCGCCGGCCATGCACGACCGCATcaagctggaggaggagcacaGGGCGCGCCTGGCCCGCGAGGAGGAGCGCGAGCGGGAGATGCATCGCGAGAAGGAGCGCGAGATGCGGGAGAAGGAGCGTGAGATGCGCGAGCAGCGGGAGAAGGAGCAACGCGAGAAGGAGCAGCGCGAGCGGGAGCGCGAGCAGCGGGAGAAGGAGCAGCGCGAGCGGGagcagaaggagaaggaggcccGCGAGCGAAAGATGCGCGACGAGGAGCGGGAGCGCGACcgccagcagctgctgaacgcCTCCCACCACTACTCCAGTCAGCTCTACTCGCCCCTCAACCGCACCCTGCTCGGCAACATGATTCCCCACCTCAACCTGAGCCTACGCGGTCCACCCGGCTCCCTGCACGGCCTGACCGGAATGTCCCACTACCATGCGGCGGCGGCCAATGCCCAGCGGCAGAGTCCGCATGCGGCCATGGGCCTCAATTTGGGCATGGCCGGACTGCCAGGCGTGGCCGCACTGGGCGGACACGGGCCCAATCTGCAGCACCATCTGCAGCAGGCGGCCATGGGGCTGGGCCATCCGGGAGCGCCTGGTCTGCCACACCCAGGATTCTCGGCAGCCGCCCTGGGACTGAGTGCGCATCCCCACAGCCTGAACCTGAGCCATCCACACATGTCCCCGCATCACCCCGCCTCCATGGCCGCCCACCAGCTGCCCCCGCACACGTCTTCGGCAGGGGGAGGAGTGCACAGCAACTCCATTCCGGTGACCGCCGGCTCCAGCTCGTCCGCATCCTCGCCGCACAGCAGCCTCAACCTGACGGCCGCCGTTAAGCTGAGCTCCGAACAGCAGGCGGCCACCTCGACGcccagcagcatcagcatcagcagcagcggaggGGCCCTCACCACCTCGACGGCCAGCTCGCACATGGCCACAATGAGTCACTACTACCACCACGGCCACCTGGCGGCCATGcatgcggcggcggcggctgccaGCGGCCTCACCCCGACCGCTGCTCACCAACAGCAGCCCCTATCGCATCCCAGCTCGCCCAAGATTACGCCACCCATCGCCGGATCGGCTTCTTCCAACGGAGGACGTGCCGGGGGCAGTCCACACGCGATGAGGCATCACCTGGCGGCTGTAGCTGCGGCCGCCCAGCAGTCGGCCATGATAGTAGAGAAGGCCGCTGCGGTTCCGATCAGTCATGAGCCGGCCACCCTTGACCTGACCGGATCCAACTCCAACTCTAGCAACAACCAGACGTCCTCCAACGCCAGCAGTAGTCAAGCAACCACAACCAACCACGAGCTGAATGGAGTCGATTCCAATGGAGCGTCGCAGGGAGAGACCAAGGAGCAGGGTCCAGCAATCAAGGAGGAACAGACCCTGAAGAGCTCTCCACCCCCGGCGGCCATCGAAAAGAAGCCGGCCACCCCGAATGCAGCCCCCGAGAAGCCGGACAGCTCGCCGGAGAACTCTTCGCGACGCAGTGCCAGTCCAACCTCGGAGACCAACACCTCGCTCCCGGCGGTTGTCAGTGGCGTCActgcagcagtagcagcagcagcagcagcaggtaaAAGCTCAGAGGAGACCCCAAAGATTCTAGAGTCGGCACCGACTCCCCCTGCCACTGGTGGGGTCAAGCCAGATGCAGGAGAATGTCTGGAGGAGAAGCAGCGCACTCGGTTATCGGTGTCGCCGGCCCCGACACCGGTGCCTGTTTCGGTTGTGGCTTCCTCGCCAGACACCGTCTCTGCTTCCGGGGGGGTTACCTCCACGACCAGTGGCAGCACAACTCCGCCGGtggtcagcagcagcacgaaCATAACGGGCAAGCCAGTCGCCACGAGCGACGAAGTGTCCACCAGTGCCAGCTCAAAATCAGGGCCCACAGACACAGAGCCAGTGGCATCGGCGTCGGCTTCGGCATCGGCCAGCAGATGA